AACGAAGGCGGCATGGGCAATCCCGTCAATCCCGAAGGCCATCAAAGCGCCTATCTGTGGGAAGAGGTCTGGCAGCGGGACTCCTGGCTGGAAATTCTGGGCCGATATCTGGTGGCCAACAAGGACGCCAAAAAGCGCATCACCGGGTGGACCTTTCCGCGTTACCATCAACTGGATGTCACCCGCTGTCTGGTCCGAGCCCTGCTGACGGAAAAGAGGGGTGGCAAGTTCCTGATACAGCATTCCGCCGGGTCGGGAAAAACCATGTCCATCGCCTGGACGGCCCATTTCCTGGCGGCCCTGCACGACGAAAACCAGATCAAGTTGTTCGATTCGGTGCTGGTGGTCAGCGACCGGACGGTGCTGGATGCCCAGTTGCGGGAGGCCATCGACGGTTTCGAACGCACGGCCGGTGTGGTGGCCAGCATCACCGGAGAACGCGAAAGCAAGAGCAGCGAGCTGGCCAAGGCGCTTTCGGGCAGCAAAAAAATCGTGGTCTGCACTCTGCAGACCTTTCCCTTCGCCATGCAGGCGGTCTACGAACTGGCCGCCACCCAGGGCAAACGCTTCGCGGTGATCGCGGACGAAGCCCACTCCTCCCAGACGGGCGCGGCGGCGGCCAAACTCAAGCAGGTGCTTTCGGCCCAGGAGCTTCAGGAGCTGGAAGACGGCGGAGAGGTTGGCATGGAAGAGATGCTGGCCGCTCAAATGGCCAGCCGTTGCAACGAGGCCAACATCACCTACATTGCCTTCACCGCCACCCCGAAGGCCAAAACCCTGGAGATCTTCGGTCGCCGCCCGGATCCCGACCAACCCGCTTCCGCTACCAATCTGCCCGCCGCGTTTCATGTCTATTCCATGCGACAGGCCATCGAGGAGGGGTTCATCCTGGATGTGCTGCGCAACTACACCTCGTTCAAACTGGCCTTCAAACTGACCCACGACGGTCAGGAGTGGGATGAACATCAGGTGGAGCGCAGCGAGGCCTTGAAGGGCATTCTGCGCTGGGTGCGCCTGCACCCCTACAACATCGCTCAAAAGGTGCAGGTGGTGGTGGAACACTTCCGCGAGAATGTCGCCCCGCTGCTGGAGGGGCGCGCCAAAGCCATGGTGGTGGTCGGCAGCCGCGTCGAGGCGGTGCGCTGGAAACTCGCCATGGAGCATTACATTCGTCAGTGCGGCTATCGCCTGGGAACCCTGGTGGCCTTCTCCGGCGAGGTGAACGATGCCCCGTCCGGTTCCGAAACCTTCAGCGAAACCAGCCCCACGTTGAACCCCCATCTGCGTGGGCGCGACATCCGGGAAGCCTTCGCCACCTCCGAGTACCACATTCTCCTGGTGGCCAACAAGTTCCAGACCGGCTTCGACCAGCCGCTGTTGTGCGGGATGTACGTGGACAAACGGCTGGCCGGTATCCAGGCGGTGCAAACCCTCTCCCGCCTGAATCGGGCCTTTCCGGGCAAGGAGACCACCTGCATTCTGGATTTCGTGAATGACCCGGAAGAAATTTTGACCGCTTTCAAAACCTATCATGAAACGGCGCAACTGGCCGGCGTGACCGATCCGAATCTGGTGTACGACCTGAAAGCCCGACTGGATGCCACCGGCTATTACGATGACAACGAGGTGGAGCGGGTGGTCAGGGTGGAGCTGGATCCCGGCGCTTCCCAAGCGCAACTGGCGGCGGCTCTGGAACCGGTGGCGGACCGGCTTCTCCGGCGATATCGCCGGGCGCAGGAGGTTTTGCGGGAGGGTGGTGATGAGCAGGCGGCCAAGGATGAAATCGCCGTATTGCAGCAGTTCAAACACAATCTGGGAGCTTTTCTCCGGGTCTATCTCTTCCTGTCGCAGTTGTTCGACTATGGCAACACCGCTCTGGAAAAGCGGGCCATCTTCTTCCGGCGTCTGCTGCCTCTGTTGGAATTCGGGCGCGAACGGGAGGGGGTGGATCTTTCCAAGGTGCGGTTGACCCATCACAAGCTCAGGGATCAGGGCCGGAAAAACCTGCCGCTTGGCGAAGGCGAGGTCGACAGGCTGCAGCCCATGACCGAAACGGGCAGCGGCGAGGTTCGGGAGAAGGAGAAGGCCTTGCTGGCGGAGATCATCCAAAAGGTCAATACCCTCTTCGAAGGGGAGCTTTCGGACGATGACAAGCTGATTTACGTCAACCAGGTGCTGAAGGGCAAGCTCCTGGAGTCGGCGATTCTGATACAGCAGGCGGCCATCAACACCAAGGAGCGGTTTTCCGACTCAATCGATCTGGACCGGGAGTTGATGAACGCCATCATGGACGCCTTCGCCGCCCACACCACCATGAGCAAACAGGCCCTCGACTCCGATAAGGTTCGTCTCGGCCTGCGGGACATCCTGCTGGGACCGGCCAATCTGTACGAGGCGCTTCGGGCGCGCAGCGCCGCCGCCTGACCCGTGGTGCGGAAGCGCACTTCCCGATGATCGAAACCCTGTCCGGAGGATTCCATGACCCATCGCCCTGAAGGCCATCAACCCAAACATCGGTTCGACCCCAGCCGCGCCGCCTCGTTATTGGACCCGCAGCGGCGGTTGATCGACGATCCCTTGCCGTTGGTGCGGGAGATGGGGATCGGGTCCGGCATGCAGGTGGTGGATTTGGGCTGTGGGGCCGGTTTTTTCACTCCCGCGCTGCTGGAGGCGGTCGGCGAGACGGGTGGAGTTGTCGGGGTGGAGTTGCAGG
This genomic stretch from Magnetococcales bacterium harbors:
- a CDS encoding type I restriction endonuclease subunit R, yielding MNLHREIAFENDICRHLADHGWLHDPDDASGYDRRLALYPADVTAWVRQTQPRAWEALLKNHGAAAETTLLDRLRKQLDDRGALEVLRHGVELLGLRQPLILAQFKPALAMNPELQTRYEANRLRVARQVRYSLHNENALDLVLFLNGLPVATVELKSDFTQSVEDAVDQYRFDRHPHPKGQGAAEPLLEFPRGALVHFAVSNSDVRMTTRLDGKATRFLPFNKGNEGGMGNPVNPEGHQSAYLWEEVWQRDSWLEILGRYLVANKDAKKRITGWTFPRYHQLDVTRCLVRALLTEKRGGKFLIQHSAGSGKTMSIAWTAHFLAALHDENQIKLFDSVLVVSDRTVLDAQLREAIDGFERTAGVVASITGERESKSSELAKALSGSKKIVVCTLQTFPFAMQAVYELAATQGKRFAVIADEAHSSQTGAAAAKLKQVLSAQELQELEDGGEVGMEEMLAAQMASRCNEANITYIAFTATPKAKTLEIFGRRPDPDQPASATNLPAAFHVYSMRQAIEEGFILDVLRNYTSFKLAFKLTHDGQEWDEHQVERSEALKGILRWVRLHPYNIAQKVQVVVEHFRENVAPLLEGRAKAMVVVGSRVEAVRWKLAMEHYIRQCGYRLGTLVAFSGEVNDAPSGSETFSETSPTLNPHLRGRDIREAFATSEYHILLVANKFQTGFDQPLLCGMYVDKRLAGIQAVQTLSRLNRAFPGKETTCILDFVNDPEEILTAFKTYHETAQLAGVTDPNLVYDLKARLDATGYYDDNEVERVVRVELDPGASQAQLAAALEPVADRLLRRYRRAQEVLREGGDEQAAKDEIAVLQQFKHNLGAFLRVYLFLSQLFDYGNTALEKRAIFFRRLLPLLEFGREREGVDLSKVRLTHHKLRDQGRKNLPLGEGEVDRLQPMTETGSGEVREKEKALLAEIIQKVNTLFEGELSDDDKLIYVNQVLKGKLLESAILIQQAAINTKERFSDSIDLDRELMNAIMDAFAAHTTMSKQALDSDKVRLGLRDILLGPANLYEALRARSAAA